One Fusarium falciforme chromosome 1, complete sequence genomic window carries:
- a CDS encoding Enolase, translating into MIRSVRAAQRLDSRGNPTVQVEVTTPQGTFRALVPSGASTGTHEAVELRDKDDSKYGGKGVTQAIHNVEQVISPALVSKGFDPKTQLKDIDAFMRELDGTPNKSRLGANAILGVSMACARAGAASAGVPLYDFLRTEAGIKKPYVMPVPFLNVLNGGVHSGNTMAFQEITIAPTGAESFEEAIRMASEVYHTLESVITDKFGAPATGVGDEGGFAPPISTLEEALDLLTVAIDKAGFTGRVKLACDPASSEFFDSNTGNYNLAFKNKSVKDVRSSKEMQKLYKGILEKYPMVLLEDPFAEDDWQSWTEFNKDCPVELVGDDLLCTNIERVKMAAEKKACNAMLLKVNQIGTVSEAIEAANYATSLGWGVFVSHRSGETTDDFIADLTVALRTGHLKSGAPARGERVAKYNRLMDIEAELKAKGEEVSYAGENFRFGGRVDGLSRK; encoded by the exons ATGATTCGGAGTGTCAGGGCTGCACAGCGGCTCGATTCCCGCGGAAATCCCACCGTCCAGGTAGAAGTGACGACTCCTCAAG GCACATTCCGCGCCCTGGTTCCATCCGGAGCCTCAACTGGGACACATGAGGCTGTCGAGCTACGAGACAAGGATGACTCTAAATATGGAGGCAAGGGCGTTACCCAAGCTATCCACAATGTGGAACAAGTCATTAGCCCAGCTCTCGTTTCAAAGGGGTTCGATCCCAAGACTCAACTAAAGGACATCGATGCCTTCATGAGGGAGCTCGATGGCACGCCCAACAAGTCCCGGCTAGGCGCCAATGCCATACTTGGTGTCAGCATGGCATGTGCCAGGGCCGGTGCAGCTTCCGCA GGTGTGCCTCTCTATGACTTCTTGCGAACCGAAGCAGGTATTAAGAAGCCATACGTGATGCCTGTTCCATTCCTCAACGTTTTGAACGGAGGCGTACACTCCGGAAACACCATGGCTTTCCAGGAGATCACGATTGCACCCACAGGCGCAGAATCGTTTGAAGAGGCCATCCGGATGGCTTCCGAAGTTTATCACACTCTCGAGAGCGTCATTACAGACAAATTTGGAGCTCCAG CAACCGGTGTCGGAGATGAAGGTGGCTTTGCGCCTCCCATTTCGACCCTTGAGGAGGCTCTCGACCTTCTCACCGTAGCCATAGACAAAGCGGGCTTCACTGGTCGTGTCAAGCTGGCCTGCGATCCCGCGTCTTCCGAGTTCTTTGACTCCAACACGGGTAATTACAACTTGGCCTTCAAGAACAAGTCAGTCAAAGATGTCAGGAGCTCCAAGGAAATGCAGAAGCTCTACAAGGGTATCCTTGAAAAGTACCCAATGGTGCTGCTTGAAGACCCCTTTGCTGAAGACGACTGGCAGAGTTGGACAGAGTTCAACAAAGACTGTCCGGTTGAGCTTGTTGGCGATGACCTTCTCTGCACAAACATTGAGAGGGTCAAGATggcggccgagaagaaggcgtgCAACGCGATGTTGCTCAAGGTGAATCAAATTGGAACCGTCAGCGAAGCCATTGAGGC AGCAAATTATGCTACTAGTCTGGGATGGGGCGTGTTTGTGTCTCATCGCTCGGGAGAGACGACCGACGACTTCATCGCTGATTTGACGGTCGCACTACGGACGGGCCACTTAAAGTCGGGTGCACCAGCGCGTGGTGAAAGGG